One part of the Atribacterota bacterium genome encodes these proteins:
- a CDS encoding pseudouridine synthase gives MGKMRLHKFLAQMGINSRRNCEKLIVKGKVKVNNVIITQLGTEIDTNKDKIKVNNKIVHKKVPRIYVLLNKPRGFLCTYHDPFGRPTIYDLLKKIKIKLNYAGRLDLDSEGLVFLTNDGELINQITHPKKKIKKVYLVKIKGFPNDNDLRVLTNGVPISHIFTTNPCQLKILKKNKNNCIVEISINEGKKRQIRRMFSYLGFQVLKLTRTQIGILNLKGLKSGQYRFLGKQEIINYKQFLENN, from the coding sequence ATGGGAAAAATGAGATTACATAAATTTCTTGCCCAAATGGGAATTAACTCCCGAAGAAATTGTGAAAAATTGATTGTCAAGGGAAAAGTTAAAGTCAATAATGTCATTATAACACAATTAGGCACTGAAATTGATACAAATAAAGATAAAATTAAAGTAAATAATAAAATTGTTCATAAAAAAGTACCCAGAATATACGTTTTATTAAATAAACCAAGAGGATTTTTATGTACTTATCATGATCCCTTTGGAAGACCTACTATTTATGATTTGTTAAAAAAGATAAAAATTAAATTAAATTATGCTGGTAGATTAGATCTTGATTCTGAAGGTTTAGTTTTTTTAACAAATGATGGAGAATTAATTAATCAAATAACCCATCCCAAAAAAAAGATTAAAAAAGTATATTTAGTAAAAATCAAAGGATTTCCTAATGATAATGATCTGAGAGTGTTAACAAATGGTGTACCTATTAGTCATATTTTTACTACAAATCCATGTCAATTAAAAATATTAAAGAAAAATAAAAATAATTGCATTGTGGAAATTTCTATTAATGAAGGGAAAAAAAGACAAATAAGGAGAATGTTTTCTTACCTTGGATTTCAAGTACTAAAATTGACAAGAACTCAAATTGGTATTTTAAATCTAAAAGGATTAAAATCTGGTCAATATCGTTTTCTAGGAAAACAGGAAATTATAAATTATAAACAATTTTTAGAAAATAACTAA